From one Plasmodium malariae genome assembly, chromosome: 12 genomic stretch:
- the PmUG01_12064600 gene encoding conserved Plasmodium protein, unknown function, translating to MENLFTININPDENVRLNNKTEKNDYIKIRVDKAEASSYEESDNSNNLISIEINEICKNDHFDLLGELNDNQINEYENTRKNIRKYVLKCFKEDDIIIDFPKFCGEDIFNEHILEKKNFKLNLRKDKINDIISSSQEKLKKNRKSELNSRYYFDKNLFNFNDTDEGNFVDLIVGSDISLDEIDNQSKDKVNEGEIGTEEQELKERSGDTKNGTNEEEVNHERVSEGKVNEEQVNEGNGHNSKGADEGIVNEDQVNEDKLTEIKENDIENHYKIKENFPSNNTGLNKNKIENGLIKYTANIGSTVNSGVHVKLSNVMEEFQEKIKNWLVKFPYLNSENFFFHLYFLTELYREKRYVCQNCGSFECDKDFAFRDKCKNKYCYICSKHVFGQICHNTKTQYMVYKANVMHILDEFKNLKYPYTYMSCLKCMSNDHLKCGKPPFIFAKYSYNLRSKFSYKLNPIYFVYLKNPLNIWTVSNPIKDNFKSEKNYSQKVITNTADKPIKIYNNNNNRNSHINSKVIYNTERSIPHLIQNKNNNINNHSNNLNVHNVESEKDESDENYDLAETKRSEIRIKYSFNNNTRKYKPKRNFEIYNLDNDYHHNNNLNTNNKRHKNIHHDNNNYVNKNKLYQGSTIYDNNNQYNSYSNQYNYKSNPRERSNSIYYENNFVHDGNSYKNYSSNVPQNSNRQYSRHIHNQDNHNSNHYNHNSGNYDNDSYDNNKNQKINKYYHNNKYNEENSKLKVYNNYENIKEGLYKNAKFTNSTYNNKPQNNSFLNTSISNHMSKKSSSNNYNSSSNNYNSSSNNYNSASNNYNKNSNNYNNCSNIYNNASSNYNQNSNHYNRSSKHYNCEYTPNKNFNYTSKNNNSRNNYNNLNTKRDNGTNKNAYRNTNSSRNTYNNYH from the coding sequence ATGGAAAATCTTTttactataaatataaatccAGATGAAAATGTGCgcttaaataataaaacagaaaaaaatgattatataaaaataagagtAGATAAGGCAGAAGCTAGTAGTTATGAAGAGAgtgataatagtaataatttaatatcaattgaaataaatgaaatatgtaaaaatgatCATTTTGATTTACTTGGTGAATTAAATGATAATCAAATTaatgaatatgaaaatacaaGGAAGAACATCCGTAAATATGTTTTGAAATGTTTTAAAGAAGACGACATTATAATTGATTTCCCGAAATTTTGTGGAGaggatatttttaatgagCATATcttagaaaagaaaaattttaaattaaatttaagaaaagataaaattaatgatataatttcatcatctcaagaaaaattaaaaaaaaacaggaaATCGGAATTAAACAGTAGATACTATTTTGATAAGAACCTTTTTAACTTTAATGATACGGATGAAGGCAACTTTGTAGATTTAATTGTGGGCAGTGACATATCTTTAGACGAAATTGATAATCAAAGCAAAGATAAAGTTAATGAGGGGGAAATAGGAACTGAAGAGCAAGAGTTAAAAGAGAGGAGCGGAGATACCAAAAATGGAACTAACGAAGAAGAAGTTAATCATGAGCGAGTTAGCGAAGGAAAAGTTAATGAAGAACAGGTTAACGAAGGGAATGGGCATAATAGTAAGGGAGCGGATGAAGGAATAGTTAATGAAGATCAAGTTAACGAGGATAAATTAACggaaattaaagaaaatgacATAGAAAATCactacaaaataaaagaaaattttcctTCAAATAACACTGGTTTgaataagaacaaaatagaaaatggtttaataaaatacacaGCAAATATAGGAAGTACTGTAAATTCAGGTGTTCATGTAAAATTAAGTAATGTAATGGAAGAATTTcaagaaaagataaaaaattggCTTGTAAAATTCCCATATCTAAATTCcgaaaactttttttttcatttatattttctaactGAATTATATAGAGAAAAAAGATATGTTTGTCAGAACTGTGGTTCCTTTGAATGTGATAAAGATTTTGCTTTTAGagataaatgtaaaaataagtactgttatatatgtagtaAGCATGTGTTCGGGCAAATTTGTCATAATACTAAAACACAATATATGGTATATAAGGCTAATGTAATGCATATATTAgatgaatttaaaaatttgaaatatccttacacatatatgtcaTGTTTAAAATGTATGTCAAATGATCATTTAAAATGTGGAAAACCACCATTTATATTTGCAAAATATTCGTACAACCTGAGAAGTAAGTTTAGCTATAAATTGAATCCAATATATTTcgtttatttgaaaaatccACTTAATATATGGACTGTAAGTAATCCCATTAAggataattttaaaagtgaaaaaaattatagtcaAAAAGTTATAACAAATACTGCTGATAAAccaattaaaatttataataataataataatagaaatagtCATATAAATAgcaaagtaatatataatacagaAAGGTCCATACCTCATCTCATACAGAACAAAAACAACAATATTAACAATCACAGTAACAATTTAAATGTGCATAATGTAGAAAGCGAAAAGGACGAGAGTGATGAGAATTATGATCTTGCTGAAACAAAACGTAGTGAAATTcgtataaaatattcatttaataataatacacgAAAGTATAAACCAAAAAGGAATTTTgagatatataatttagaCAATGATTatcatcataataataatttaaatacaaataataaaaggcacaaaaatattcatcacgacaataataattatgttaataaaaataagctCTATCAAGGTAGTACTATATATGATAACAACAATCAATATAACTCATACAGTAatcaatataattataaaagtaatCCTAGAGAACGAAGTAACAGtatttattatgaaaataattttgttcatGATGggaattcatataaaaattattcttcaAATGTTCCCCAAAATAGTAATAGACAATATAGTAGGCATATACATAATCAAGATAATCATAACAGTAATCATTATAACCATAACAGTGGAAACTACGATAATGACAGTTatgacaataataaaaatcagaaaataaataaatattaccataataacaaatataatgaGGAAAATAGCAAATTAAaagtttataataattacgAAAATATCAAGGAAGGACTATATAAAAACgcaaaatttacaaatagcacatataataataaacctcagaataattcctttttaaataCGAGTATTAGTAATCATATGAGTAAAAAGAGTTcttcaaataattataacagttcttcaaataattataacagttcatcaaataattataacagtgcatcaaataattataacaaaaattcgaataattataacaactGTTCAAATATTTACAACAATGCTTCTAGTAATTACAACCAAAACTCGAATCATTACAACAGAAGTTCGAAACATTACAACTGCGAATATACGcctaataaaaattttaattatacttctaaaaacaataattcaagaaataattataataatcttAACACTAAAAGAGATAACGGTACAAACAAAAATGCATATAGAAATACGAACTCCAGTAGAAATACTTATAACAACTATCATTAA
- the PmUG01_12064700 gene encoding DER1-like protein, putative — protein MNIVLYLILIFIYISHIKNISVYCRKQYDIKKIKNSYSYNIIHDEIRGKFQNDFNNVIYKRRKLLYIQVPKKKEKGINLYNSYIHDKKINDLLNNKKKNKLYYLHINNNEKGIKRRNKNETLQIFLIKKKKLLQQYIYNLKESLLYKYKTTKIITKIFISSSLILVALNIGGIKPEDIALHSKRVIRAFEFYRIITSALFYGDISLYVLTNIYMLYLQSHELEKSLGSSETFSFYLSQITILSVLCSYLKKPFYATALLKSLLFVNCMLKPYQKSNLIFGIHIYNIYLPYLSIFIDILHAQNLKASLSGILGVTSGSIYYLLNVYLYENYNKKFFKIPKFLKNYLDSLSSDELF, from the coding sequence atgaatattGTTCTGtacttaattttaatttttatatatataagtcatattaaaaatataagtgtATATTGCAGGAAGCagtatgatataaaaaaaataaagaatagcTATTCATACAACATAATACATGACGAAATAAGGGGAAAGTTCCAAAATGATTTTAACaatgtaatttataaaaggAGGAAACTTTTGTATATTCAAGTTcccaaaaaaaaggaaaaaggaattaACCTATATAACAGTTACAtacatgataaaaaaattaacgaccttttaaataataaaaagaaaaataaactctattatttacatataaataataatgaaaaaggcataaaaagaagaaacaaGAACGAAacattacaaatatttttgataaaaaaaaaaaaattactccAGCAGTATATTTACAACCTAAAAgaatcattattatataagtataaaacTACGAAGATTATAacgaaaatttttatatcatcttctttaattttagtaGCACTTAATATAGGTGGTATAAAACCTGAAGATATTGCTCTGCATAGTAAAAGAGTTATAAGAGCTTTTGAATTTTATAGAATTATAACATCAGCATTATTTTATGGagatatatcattatatgtgttaacaaatatttatatgttatatttgcAAAGCCATGAATTAGAAAAATCCTTAGGCTCATCAGaaactttttccttttatttatcaCAAATTACTATTTTGTCTGTTCTATGTTCTTACTTGAAAAAACCGTTTTACGCAACCGCATTATTAAAGTCTTTGTTATTTGTAAACTGTATGCTAAAACCTTATCAAAAATCTAACTTAATATTTggaatacatatttacaatatatatttaccatatttatcaatttttattgATATTTTGCATgcacaaaatttaaaagccTCCTTATCCGGAATATTGGGTGTAACAAGCGGATCCATTTACTATCTTCTAAATGTTTacttatatgaaaattacaataaaaagTTCTTCAAAAttccaaaatttttaaaaaactacCTTGATTCGTTGAGTTCAGATGAATTATTTTAA
- the PmUG01_12064800 gene encoding aminomethyltransferase, putative, which produces MNKYNLCKLKNRTLIQVCGSDSFRFLQSLTTNDLSKIMNEEDITLNKKLLNNILPNKSDSSIYDKISNPSTKYKKLTQGLPSLFLLNNGKILFDCFIYNIEYIHERNFFRLFYIDCNVEIVKLILNVLEKRKLSCDVYFKEMTNIDVYQLLPCISSLSEKSLYDTGDVSNNNDNHTTSIPQGGSSSSITYDGNSNSVITFHNDFLKGFNGEGALFYSRDQRNDLLGYRIYELRKKAKNGLHKNMCETISSNGNTKEDKNVRNYIYEINNGVINETCDILRKFEAEEKRKITEIFIYDYFKLNLGIIENLYSNYTFFKENTRNNINDANTANNNTTIDSGCVLNNNKRAKNERDLFSFKDLSPFDLNYDKLNYLTKDKGCYVGQEAINRTRNKIFINKYQLLICINYDYYNIFLGNSHNLNKVIQDDFIYYNYLKEICDKNLLRSSFFLLKNALKCEENVINYENQYNVLIQDKHTNSNTLSNNIIGHVFYYNHVMGLCFLIKKKINLLTQNLYSVSSNIYIKNKVNKESHRICLLPFKNNKVF; this is translated from the coding sequence ATGAATAAGTACAATCTCtgtaagttaaaaaataggaCGCTCATTCAAGTCTGCGGTTCAGATTCTTTTAGGTTTCTTCAAAGTTTGACAACAAATGATTTAAGCAAAATAATGAATGAAGAAGATATTACGTTAAATAAGAAACTActcaataatatattacctAATAAGTCTGATTCAagtatatatgataaaattagtAACCCtagtacaaaatataaaaaattaacgcAAGGTTTACCCTccttatttttgttaaacaatggaaaaatattattcgattgttttatatataatatagaatatattcaTGAAAGGAATTTCTTTAGGTTGTTTTACATTGACTGTAATGTGgaaattgtaaaattaatattgaATGTATTAGAAAAACGGAAACTATCATGTgatgtttattttaaagagATGACAAATATTGATGTTTACCAGCTCTTGCCTTGTATATCATCTTTAAGCGAGAAAAGTCTTTACGATACTGGAGATGTtagtaacaataatgataatCATACAACTAGCATTCCCCAGGGAggtagtagtagcagtatCACGTATGATGGTAATAGCAACAGCGTGATAACTTTTCataatgattttttaaaagggtTCAACGGAGAAGGTGCCCTTTTCTACTCTCGGGATCAAAGAAATGACCTTCTAGGATACAGAATATACGAATTGCGCAAGAAAGCAAAAAATGGGttgcataaaaatatgtgcGAGACTATAAGTAGTAATGGAAATACTAAGGAAGATAAAAACGTTAGAAACTATATTTACGAAATTAATAATGGAGTAATAAATGAAACCTGTGATATACTACGCAAATTTGAAGCAGAAGAAAAACGGAAAATTACGGAAATCTTCATTTACGATTATTTCAAGCTAAATTTAGGAATAATTGAGAAtttatattcaaattatacattttttaaagaaaacacacgaaataatataaatgatgcTAATACAGCTAATAATAACACAACAATAGATAGTGGTTGcgttttaaataataacaaacgagcaaaaaatgaaagagaTTTATTTTCGTTCAAAGATTTGTCACCTTTTGATCTGAATtatgataaattaaattatttaacgAAGGATAAAGGCTGTTATGTGGGACAAGAAGCTATAAACAGAactagaaataaaatatttataaataagtatCAACTGTTGATATGCATTAATTATgactattataatatatttcttggAAATTCCCATAACTTAAATAAAGTTATACAGGACGATTTTATctattacaattatttaaaagaaatatgtgATAAGAATTTATTGAggtcttctttttttttactaaaaaatgCCTTAAAATGTGAGGAAAATGTcattaattatgaaaatcAGTATAATGTACTTATTCAGGATAAGCACACAAACAGTAATACTCTctctaataatattattggtcatgttttttattataaccaTGTAATGGGTCTATGTTTtctaatcaaaaaaaaaataaatcttttaacacaaaatttatattctgtttcttcaaatatatacattaaaaacaAAGTTAACAAGGAAAGTCATAGAATTTGTTTGTTGCcatttaaaaacaataaagtCTTTTAA
- the LRR3 gene encoding leucine-rich repeat protein, putative — protein MEKQFEEKRKNDSLKKLTIVKISSIIEGGNISNCKELILKNKDIEDCEELYQMKNLSKVDLSQNKIKDLRMVEMNFNLQQIILQNNLIDNINYINNLNNLVYLNLSNNKIKIIDDVCLLKNLKTLILAYNEIEKVPNLASLKNLETLILKNNSIETFVKPTKPMINLKKISLSFNKIRQFCFSFHFSNVQELRLNNNKLINIEKDIIYLTSLRQLYVHNNFIMKEDFLNYLKELNNLKNIVISNNPFFKKMNIYQLNNFIQNTRNLTTINSVNIPPNRIFEHFSFDFSDHVPPNLNRHGDDTKVSKEKSEIKRKKEVQVNRRKMHIHKTDKRKKKKKKELIIA, from the coding sequence ATGGAGAAACAatttgaagaaaaaagaaaaaatgatagcttaaaaaaattaactataGTAAAAATTTCCTCGATCATTGAAGGTGGAAATATATCAAATTGCAAGGAACTAATTCTGAAAAATAAGGATATAGAAGATTGCGAAGAATTAtatcaaatgaaaaatttaagcaAAGTTGATTTAagtcaaaataaaataaaagatttgAGAATGGTTGAAATGAATTTTAATTTGCAGcaaattatattacaaaacaatttaatagataatataaattacataaataatttaaataatttggtatatttaaatttatcaaataataaaattaaaattatagatGATGTATGCTTattaaagaatttaaaaacattaatattagcatataatgaaatagaaAAGGTTCCAAATTTGGCGAGtttgaaaaatttagaaacattaattcttaaaaataattctattGAAACCTTTGTTAAACCAACGAAACCAATgataaacttaaaaaaaatttctctctctttcaataaaattagaCAGTTTTGTTTtagttttcatttttctaatGTCCAAGAATTaagattaaataataataagttgataaatattgaaaaggatataatatatttgacaTCCTTAAGGCagttatatgtacataataacTTTATTATGAAGGaagattttttaaattatttaaaagaattaaacaatttaaaaaatattgttatatcaaataacccgttttttaaaaaaatgaatatatatcagttaaataattttattcaaaatacAAGAAACTTAACTACTATTAACTCTGTAAATATTCCACCAAACAGAATATTCGAGCATTTCTCCTTTGACTTTTCAGACCATGTACCTCCCAACCTGAATAGGCATGGTGATGATACCAAAGTgtcaaaagaaaaatctgaaataaaaagaaaaaaggaagttCAAGTgaatagaagaaaaatgCACATTCATAAAACAGataagaggaaaaaaaaaaaaaaaaaagaactcATAATAGCGTGA